Proteins from one Corticium candelabrum chromosome 4, ooCorCand1.1, whole genome shotgun sequence genomic window:
- the LOC134178116 gene encoding uncharacterized protein LOC134178116, whose amino-acid sequence MFAMTERPVKKRKRDYSASSSEDTSGDFNDTERSTSDDRSKRKKKAKERKHKEKAKKHKVGKKKHSKKKHKVRLGAIDQSNYGKYGLLTETDIVNKQAEFFMWLLEVRQIDPEVQPRFELKKLFDDYREDYNTATLPHKKYYDLETYEAMRRQIGKKRKVKETVVVNDEEQHRKQLKTAHSTTSTLTDLSEMKRILRERAEEEYKKKAGFKADETRGVRYHIIPQ is encoded by the exons ATGTTTGCAATGACG GAACGGCCTGTTAAAAAGAGAAAAAGAGATTACTCTGCTTCGTCGTCAGA AGACACTTCTGGAGACTTTAATGATACTGAAAGGAGTACATCTGACGACCGatcaaagagaaagaagaaagcTAAGGAGAGAAAACACAA AGAGAAGGCAAAGAAACACAAAGTTGGAAAAAAGAAACACAGCAAGAAA AAACACAAAGTCCGTCTGGGAGCCATTGATCAATCGAACTATGGCAAATATGGCCTTCTGAC AGAAACAGACAttgtcaacaaacaagcagaattTTTCATGTGGCTGTTGGAAGTCAGACAAATTGATCCAGAAGTTCAGCCAAGATTTGAATTGAAGAAGCTGTTTGATGACTACAGAGAAGACTACAATACGGCTACACTGCCACACAAGAA GTACTATGATCTTGAAACTTATGAGGCTATGAGAAGGCAAATAGGGAAGAAAAGGAAAGTGAAGGAGACAGTTGTTGTAAATGATGAGGAACAACATAGAAAACAGCTAAAAACTGCACATAGCACCACTTCAACTCTTACTGATCTTTCAGAAATGAAAAGAATTTTGAGGGAAAGGGCAGAGGAAGAGTACAAAAAGAAAGCAGGATTTAAGGCAGATGAAACACGTGGAGTGAGATATCACATCATACCACAATGA
- the LOC134178117 gene encoding probable RNA-binding protein 18 — protein sequence MLRGYQGQQGACAYCFIMASDVRLVRKPKRDDDPVLVRNEIPSDEILQHKIWIGNLDRRLTEYHLMQICKQYGAVKHLVYVFHTRGPQKGEPRGYCFVEFSNRQEADKARLNLNGKIAIGRQLKVDWARPSSSDSELNPQPTKPDVKHMNRKQAEDKIREIEAKLKSMEGDNPLGTEKDENGCDHKLKQSDEKRYAPYSATGRPHVNT from the exons ATGTTACGAGGTTACCAGGGACAACaaggcgcatgcgcttattgtTTCATAATGGCGAGTGACGTTAGGTTGGTTCGAAAACCGAAAAGAGACGAT GATCCTGTATTGGTAAGAAATGAAATCCCTTCTGATGAAATCCTTCAGCACAAGATATGGATAGGAAATTTGGACAGACGATTGACAGA ATAtcatttaatgcaaatttGTAAGCAATATGGTGCTGTGAAACACCTAGTGTATGTGTTTCACACTCGTGGGCCTCAAAAAGGAGAACCAAGAGGCTACTGTTTTGTAGAATTCAGCAATAGACAA GAAGCAGACAAAGCACGTCTCAATCTGAATGGTAAGATTGCAATTGGAAGGCAACTGAAAGTGGACTGGGCTCGACCCTCATCATCT GATTCGGAGTTAAATCCTCAACCAACCAAGCCAGATGTGAAGCATATGAATCGTAAACA AGCTGAAGACAAAATTAGAGAGATTGAAGCAAAGTTGAAGTCAATGGAAGGAGACAATCCATTAGGAACTGAAAAAGATGAAAATGGTTGTGATCATAAACTAAAACAAAGTGATGAGAAAAGATATGCTCCTTACAGCGCTACTGGTAGACCACATGTTAACACATGA
- the LOC134178118 gene encoding microtubule nucleation factor SSNA1-like, with protein sequence MAKQGAVLQGYNNELVKCIEDLCTKRDELQRQIVLEEEEKSKIQNDLRILTERLARINESLAKKMALRNDYDRTISETEAAYVKILESSQTLLHVLKEKSTTSHGFGPKDRSLMSGQPPS encoded by the exons ATGGCGAAACAAGGAGCAGTCTTACAGGGCTACAACAATGAGTTGGTCAAATGTATCGAGGACCTTTGCACCAAACGTGATGAGCTTCAACGTCAGATCGTTTTAGAAGAGGAAGAAAAGTCAAAGATTCAAAACGATTTACGAATTTTGACTGAAAGACTCGCCAGAATTAATGAAAGCTTGGCAAAAAAGATGGCACTTAGAAACGATTACGACAGGACAATTTCGGAGACTGAGGCAGCCTACGTGAAg ATTTTGGAAAGTTCGCAGACTTTGCTGCATGTGCTAAAAGAAAAGTCAACTACTAGCCACGGTTTTGGACCGAAAGACAGAAGTCTAATGTCAGGGCAACCTCCATCCTAG